Proteins from a genomic interval of Clostridium sp. 'deep sea':
- a CDS encoding DUF2812 domain-containing protein has product MSDKLQIKAKKVYRLPPCANYEIEKTESWLADMAAKGLFLSKDGFFAGFAVFEKKEPKNVRYRMQAAPVKISLFADNNGEPDDEAKELNESYGWQYIASRGQFFIYCSTSPDARELNTDPRVQALALDIVRKRERSNTIATFMWLLVYPIVMLYGRPVLTAVNIGSWLIGWAAILVLWALVRSVLKVVHLRKIRKKLAMGEMLNHKKNWNQKVKQYHIGGIIFLLMIFAWFACLFSGWSNEIMNKNVQSLADYTDQLPFATIADFAPHGVYKLNDLKFANTIETKSDWLAPKIIKYHETASVVLKNNQYLQGGLLVDYYETIAPNLAREIARELKLQEKKSKNYTEYNLADLDVDYAVAYANIFPTVIIQKGTKVIKATFYQTSNDYTMQLNEWVQIVANSLK; this is encoded by the coding sequence ATGAGCGACAAATTACAAATAAAAGCAAAAAAAGTTTACCGATTACCACCCTGCGCAAATTATGAGATTGAAAAAACAGAAAGCTGGCTAGCGGATATGGCTGCAAAAGGCCTATTTTTAAGCAAAGATGGTTTTTTCGCTGGATTTGCAGTTTTTGAAAAAAAAGAGCCTAAAAATGTACGTTATCGTATGCAAGCTGCTCCCGTTAAAATAAGTTTATTTGCTGATAATAACGGCGAACCCGACGATGAAGCCAAAGAGTTGAATGAATCATATGGCTGGCAATATATTGCCTCAAGGGGTCAATTTTTTATTTATTGTTCAACTTCACCCGATGCCCGTGAGTTAAATACAGACCCTAGGGTACAAGCATTAGCGCTTGATATAGTACGTAAGCGTGAACGCTCAAATACTATTGCTACTTTTATGTGGTTATTGGTTTATCCTATAGTAATGCTGTATGGTAGACCAGTGTTAACAGCCGTTAATATTGGATCTTGGTTAATAGGGTGGGCTGCTATTTTAGTATTATGGGCCTTAGTGCGTTCTGTATTAAAAGTAGTACACCTACGTAAAATACGAAAAAAATTAGCAATGGGTGAAATGCTAAACCATAAAAAAAATTGGAATCAAAAAGTTAAACAATATCATATAGGTGGTATAATTTTTCTATTGATGATCTTCGCATGGTTTGCTTGTTTATTCAGTGGTTGGAGCAATGAAATTATGAATAAAAATGTACAATCTTTAGCAGATTACACTGATCAACTTCCTTTTGCAACCATCGCTGATTTTGCTCCCCATGGAGTATACAAATTAAATGACTTAAAATTTGCTAATACAATAGAAACTAAATCCGACTGGCTTGCACCTAAAATAATAAAGTATCATGAAACAGCTTCAGTTGTTTTAAAAAATAATCAATATTTACAGGGTGGATTACTGGTAGATTATTATGAAACTATAGCACCTAACCTTGCAAGGGAAATTGCCAGAGAGTTAAAATTACAGGAAAAAAAGTCTAAAAACTATACAGAATATAATTTAGCTGATTTAGATGTAGATTATGCAGTTGCATATGCAAATATATTTCCGACTGTAATTATTCAAAAAGGCACTAAAGTAATTAAAGCAACCTTTTATCAAACATCTAATGATTATACAATGCAGTTAAACGAGTGGGTACAAATTGTTGCCAACAGTTTAAAATAA
- a CDS encoding helix-turn-helix transcriptional regulator, with the protein MPRKALEGLTETMFYVLMAFCRQAMCGIDVAKFIDSKTQGQLQIGPATLYTILGKFEKEKYITETEVTGRKRTYNITNKGREAYKTELIRLRRCISDADSESYIREV; encoded by the coding sequence ATGCCAAGAAAAGCATTGGAAGGGCTAACGGAAACAATGTTTTATGTGTTGATGGCGTTTTGCCGGCAAGCAATGTGTGGTATTGACGTAGCAAAATTTATTGATAGTAAAACTCAAGGCCAGTTACAAATAGGACCAGCCACTTTATATACTATATTGGGGAAGTTCGAAAAAGAAAAATATATTACAGAAACAGAGGTTACAGGACGTAAACGAACCTATAACATTACTAATAAAGGTAGAGAAGCCTATAAAACAGAGTTAATTCGTTTACGTCGTTGTATTTCAGACGCTGATAGTGAAAGCTACATAAGGGAGGTATAG
- a CDS encoding alpha/beta hydrolase, with product MSYLKEKYEQFINKAVFKTINHKDKEIEYYTLGDNSTQTLLLLTGGSGVSEPFFEYCLFFSKRFKVISFNYPECESLNSLVDIIFSIINNEQVKDLYICAQSMGGIIAQVMLLKQPKLIKKLVLCHTTTVTKNLQQLYANKLKENTKTLKDLEPVPELVLKQAVTNKIKKSIEQHLFVNTEFWTNLFQQSIKQCNKQQLITPIILMNDFAKNYCFNEFSFADNANKVLIIDSKADKAFTAEQKLALNNIFKDASKQHFVNESHMGILESSAKYINLIDSFFENKL from the coding sequence ATGAGCTATCTAAAAGAGAAATATGAGCAGTTTATCAATAAAGCAGTTTTCAAAACTATTAACCATAAAGATAAAGAAATAGAGTATTATACTTTAGGTGATAATAGTACACAAACATTGCTATTATTAACCGGTGGATCGGGAGTTTCGGAGCCATTTTTTGAGTACTGTTTGTTTTTTAGTAAGAGATTTAAAGTAATTAGTTTTAACTACCCTGAGTGTGAATCACTTAATAGTTTAGTAGATATTATTTTTAGCATAATAAATAATGAACAGGTTAAGGATTTATATATTTGTGCTCAATCAATGGGTGGAATAATAGCCCAAGTTATGTTATTAAAACAGCCTAAGCTAATTAAAAAGCTAGTTTTGTGTCATACAACTACAGTTACAAAAAATTTACAGCAACTATATGCTAATAAGCTAAAAGAAAATACTAAAACTCTAAAAGACTTAGAGCCTGTGCCTGAATTAGTGCTTAAACAAGCAGTTACAAATAAAATAAAAAAATCTATAGAACAACATTTATTTGTAAACACTGAGTTTTGGACTAATTTATTTCAGCAGTCAATAAAACAATGTAATAAACAACAGTTAATTACTCCAATTATCTTAATGAATGACTTTGCAAAAAATTATTGTTTTAATGAATTTAGCTTTGCTGATAATGCTAACAAGGTATTAATTATAGATTCTAAAGCAGATAAAGCCTTCACTGCTGAGCAGAAGTTAGCTCTTAATAATATATTTAAAGATGCTAGCAAACAACATTTTGTTAATGAATCGCATATGGGAATTCTTGAGTCATCTGCAAAATATATAAATTTAATCGACTCATTTTTTGAAAACAAACTTTAG
- a CDS encoding BtrH N-terminal domain-containing protein — MSYKYINGYFAATACIRSILSNKNYFVPKQNSTYSENLLFGIAGGIGIGYILWNYKSKNRKQLSLHFHNHWGKEIRTMTELSKRIGLDINITETTSSRKAYNNLRVTLDKGENIIVWVDRNKLPYNFEPLDKYEKTPHPIVITDFNKETNIVTVDDLAKGGFELTMDELKIARRNIPSLKNCSMQIKGYKPIELLSKAVVQGIDDFIEKISTTSQSFSLPALKKWAKLLASPANKKSWSIVFADNTDLFTTLAKVYENTTLYCKDGHGLRYMYADFLDEASLLLNITILKEIATVYRKAGDLWAKFANTSFPDTVAQFKQTKQLLIQKHKALNELGEASHTTLKTSSKQIQELYKECANKFPLTRKQKMDLFNEMAVGLMEIYQVELNAANLLFNTINETTVQAFRAESVVAGV, encoded by the coding sequence ATGAGCTACAAATACATTAACGGATACTTTGCTGCTACAGCTTGTATACGAAGTATTTTATCAAATAAAAACTACTTTGTTCCCAAACAAAACAGCACCTACAGCGAAAATTTGCTTTTTGGTATAGCTGGTGGCATAGGTATTGGTTATATTCTATGGAACTATAAATCTAAAAATCGCAAACAATTATCTTTACATTTTCATAATCATTGGGGCAAAGAAATAAGAACAATGACTGAGTTAAGCAAAAGAATTGGTTTAGATATAAATATTACAGAAACAACAAGCTCACGTAAGGCCTATAATAACCTTAGGGTTACTTTAGATAAAGGCGAAAATATTATAGTGTGGGTGGATCGTAACAAATTGCCTTATAATTTTGAGCCCCTAGATAAATACGAAAAAACACCGCATCCTATAGTTATTACAGACTTTAATAAAGAAACTAACATAGTAACAGTAGATGATTTAGCTAAGGGTGGTTTTGAGTTAACCATGGACGAACTTAAAATTGCTCGCAGAAATATACCATCACTAAAAAACTGCTCTATGCAAATTAAAGGTTATAAACCAATAGAACTATTATCTAAGGCAGTTGTGCAAGGTATTGACGATTTTATAGAAAAAATAAGTACCACCTCTCAGTCTTTTTCTTTACCAGCCTTAAAAAAATGGGCTAAGCTTTTAGCATCACCCGCCAATAAAAAAAGCTGGTCAATTGTATTTGCAGATAATACTGACTTATTTACAACCCTAGCAAAAGTATATGAAAATACAACTTTATATTGTAAAGATGGTCATGGATTAAGATATATGTATGCTGATTTTTTAGATGAAGCTAGCTTATTGTTAAATATAACTATCTTAAAAGAGATAGCCACGGTTTACAGAAAAGCTGGAGACCTCTGGGCTAAGTTTGCCAATACCTCATTTCCAGATACCGTAGCTCAGTTTAAACAAACAAAGCAATTATTAATACAAAAACATAAAGCCTTAAATGAACTAGGTGAGGCTTCACATACAACCCTTAAAACATCATCAAAACAAATACAAGAGTTATACAAAGAGTGTGCTAATAAATTTCCTTTAACTCGTAAACAAAAAATGGATTTATTCAACGAAATGGCGGTGGGCTTAATGGAGATTTATCAAGTTGAACTAAATGCTGCTAACTTATTATTTAATACAATTAACGAAACAACCGTACAAGCATTTAGAGCTGAGTCAGTAGTAGCTGGAGTGTAA
- a CDS encoding class I SAM-dependent RNA methyltransferase, translating into MNKIKLLIKTEFGIEAIAKRELKAMGYQVLNTENGRITIEAGVEDIAKTNINLRTAERVTILCKQFKAKTFEDLFQGTKAVQWKKYLVANGKFIVKGKSLKSKLHNVPSCQAIVKKAIIESLKETLNETYFPENGPEYVIEVALEKDVATITLDTSGAGLHKRGYRLVAGEAPLKETLCAGMLMLSYWNKDRLLVDPMCGSGTIVIEAAMLARNIAPGLDRKFAAEAWGVINKEIWASARKEAYSNIKHDVKLDIRATDFDERMIMLAKENAIEAGVEDDICFEVKDIKDLDFTDEYGVLITNPPYGERIGSDEDLLLIDEHLKRLFWSNKTWSFYILTADPTLEKVINKNADRKRKLYNGRIKVDYYQFYGPRPPRD; encoded by the coding sequence ATGAATAAGATAAAGCTGTTAATTAAAACAGAGTTTGGTATAGAGGCAATTGCTAAACGCGAATTGAAAGCTATGGGTTACCAAGTTTTAAACACCGAAAATGGTAGAATAACCATAGAGGCAGGTGTTGAAGATATTGCAAAAACTAATATTAACTTAAGAACTGCTGAAAGGGTTACAATACTTTGTAAGCAATTTAAAGCCAAAACATTTGAGGATTTATTTCAGGGCACTAAAGCAGTACAGTGGAAAAAATATTTAGTTGCTAATGGTAAGTTTATTGTAAAAGGCAAATCGTTAAAATCTAAGCTGCATAATGTTCCTAGCTGTCAAGCAATTGTTAAAAAGGCTATTATAGAGAGTTTAAAAGAGACTCTTAATGAAACATACTTTCCAGAGAATGGCCCGGAATATGTAATAGAGGTGGCGTTAGAGAAAGATGTTGCTACCATAACTTTAGATACAAGTGGAGCAGGCTTACATAAACGTGGCTACAGATTAGTGGCAGGTGAAGCGCCCCTAAAAGAGACTCTTTGTGCTGGTATGTTAATGTTAAGCTATTGGAATAAAGATCGATTATTAGTAGACCCCATGTGTGGCTCTGGTACAATTGTTATTGAAGCAGCTATGTTAGCTCGTAATATTGCCCCTGGTTTAGATAGAAAATTTGCAGCAGAAGCTTGGGGTGTAATAAATAAAGAAATTTGGGCATCAGCCCGTAAAGAGGCATACTCTAATATAAAACATGATGTAAAGCTAGATATACGAGCAACAGATTTTGATGAACGTATGATAATGTTAGCCAAAGAAAACGCTATAGAAGCTGGTGTTGAAGACGATATTTGTTTTGAAGTAAAAGACATAAAAGATTTAGACTTTACAGATGAATATGGTGTTTTAATAACAAATCCGCCTTACGGCGAAAGAATTGGCTCGGATGAAGATTTGTTACTAATAGATGAACACCTAAAAAGACTATTTTGGAGCAATAAAACTTGGTCTTTTTATATATTAACCGCAGACCCAACCTTAGAAAAAGTAATAAATAAAAACGCAGACCGTAAACGTAAGCTGTACAATGGTAGAATTAAGGTTGATTATTATCAGTTTTACGGACCTAGACCACCTAGGGATTAG
- a CDS encoding GNAT family N-acetyltransferase: MIKNASLSTKRLNIRRFNENDGEGIQEFAIYKTGKGFDSWEKWPTDLNGCTEVVKFFTSSEKYYAICRKNDNKFIGFISFNKIDENKHVDLGHGFIPKYIQDNESVEALREIITYAFKELAVEAVETRNPLEWTEQITPLKQLGFKPQNDYMILTKQQWNKIQ; the protein is encoded by the coding sequence ATGATTAAAAATGCTAGTTTGAGTACAAAAAGACTTAATATAAGAAGATTTAACGAGAATGATGGAGAGGGTATACAAGAGTTTGCCATTTACAAAACAGGTAAAGGATTTGACTCTTGGGAAAAATGGCCTACCGATTTGAATGGTTGTACTGAAGTAGTAAAATTCTTTACTAGTTCTGAAAAATATTATGCAATATGCCGTAAAAACGATAATAAGTTTATTGGTTTTATTAGCTTTAATAAAATTGATGAAAATAAACATGTAGATTTAGGGCATGGTTTCATTCCTAAATATATTCAAGATAATGAATCAGTTGAGGCTTTAAGGGAGATAATTACTTATGCTTTTAAAGAATTAGCTGTAGAAGCAGTAGAAACCAGAAATCCTCTAGAGTGGACAGAGCAAATTACTCCCTTAAAGCAATTAGGATTTAAACCCCAAAATGATTATATGATACTCACTAAACAACAGTGGAATAAGATACAATAA
- a CDS encoding TldD/PmbA family protein — protein MKQELKQGIELAKQLGASYADIRFTRRNLERINVSDESITGMVNSSNQGVGVRILYKNGWGFAGLPVSEESEIEQILPKAINEALAIAKASNAVNKNPIMWSEAPSIDTEYHTPVKIDPFLMKTEEKAEFLLDALAEAKVDPAIRVNSGFLRFFKDEKHFASTDNSYIYQTNYQTGGRMDVVATADGQAEKRHFRDHGTGGWELLEQMNFKEKAKTLGNEAVQLLSAESCPHEKTSLILGSSMVALQLHESCGHPTELDRALGSEATFAGTSFLNPEDWRKTRYGSEIVNINMDATVAGGLGTYGYDDEGIKAQNTPIIKDGIFYNYTTSRETAPRFGLNSNGAMLADGWSHIPLIRMTNICIEPSDWSLDEIIKDTNDGVFLDVSKSWSLDDKRMNFHFGCEIGYKIKDGEIVGMLKNNAYTDLTPHFWNSCDAIGNADEWHCWGRPSCAKGEPVQIANVGHGAAPIRLRDIEVGIHE, from the coding sequence ATGAAACAAGAACTAAAACAGGGTATTGAATTGGCTAAACAACTTGGTGCCTCATATGCAGATATTCGTTTTACTCGCCGAAACCTAGAGCGCATTAATGTTTCGGATGAGTCTATTACAGGCATGGTAAACAGCAGCAACCAAGGTGTAGGTGTGCGTATTTTATATAAAAACGGCTGGGGTTTTGCTGGTTTGCCCGTAAGTGAAGAGAGTGAAATTGAGCAGATTTTACCAAAAGCTATTAACGAGGCATTAGCAATTGCCAAAGCTAGTAATGCTGTAAATAAAAATCCTATAATGTGGTCTGAGGCTCCATCTATAGATACAGAGTATCATACACCAGTAAAAATCGACCCTTTTTTAATGAAAACAGAAGAAAAAGCTGAGTTTTTACTAGATGCTTTAGCAGAGGCCAAAGTAGACCCTGCAATAAGAGTTAATAGTGGTTTTTTAAGATTTTTTAAAGATGAAAAGCATTTTGCCAGTACAGATAACTCCTATATTTACCAAACTAATTACCAAACTGGTGGCAGAATGGATGTAGTGGCAACAGCCGACGGTCAGGCTGAAAAACGACACTTTCGAGATCATGGCACAGGTGGCTGGGAGTTACTAGAGCAAATGAACTTTAAGGAAAAGGCCAAAACATTGGGTAATGAGGCAGTACAGTTGCTAAGTGCTGAGTCTTGTCCTCATGAAAAAACCAGCCTTATTTTAGGAAGCTCTATGGTAGCTTTACAATTACATGAGTCGTGTGGTCACCCCACAGAGCTCGATAGAGCTTTGGGAAGTGAAGCAACCTTTGCTGGTACCAGCTTTTTAAACCCCGAAGATTGGCGCAAAACTCGTTATGGCTCGGAGATTGTTAACATAAACATGGATGCCACCGTAGCAGGTGGATTAGGTACTTATGGTTATGATGATGAGGGTATTAAAGCCCAAAACACCCCAATTATTAAAGATGGAATTTTTTATAATTACACAACATCTCGCGAAACAGCTCCAAGGTTTGGATTAAATAGTAATGGAGCAATGTTAGCCGATGGTTGGTCACATATTCCACTTATTCGTATGACCAATATTTGCATAGAGCCAAGTGACTGGTCACTTGATGAAATAATAAAAGATACCAATGATGGTGTATTTTTAGATGTAAGCAAAAGCTGGAGTTTAGATGATAAACGTATGAATTTTCACTTTGGTTGTGAAATTGGCTACAAAATTAAAGACGGTGAAATTGTTGGAATGCTAAAAAACAATGCCTACACCGATTTAACTCCCCATTTTTGGAACTCTTGCGACGCCATCGGTAATGCAGATGAGTGGCACTGCTGGGGTAGACCAAGCTGTGCCAAAGGTGAACCAGTACAGATTGCTAACGTAGGTCACGGAGCAGCTCCAATACGTTTACGAGATATAGAGGTAGGAATACACGAGTAG
- a CDS encoding TldD/PmbA family protein has product MNINDLQQIAKKIIKTSQAEQTQVNIQLNNEAFSRFNENYIHQNLVRHTVSAQIKVAIGKQIGSITVSDISKWHKVENALNQAITIAKMQPPNKAFVSFPKQEEQSVQKNLDNELVNFTAQKRAEVIGQVIDYALSQNLEASGTFSINTGQMLVMNSLGLNEYTPYAHGFFRNIMNNGNCTGYADQVITSISNFTPLQLAELAAAKSLVCNNPLQIEAGKYTVLLEPIAVGDLLRFMAMHAFNGQAVEQKRSYLSKNMNKQIVDSRITITDNAHHEFSPHLPFDNEGVIRKVVPLIEQGVAKGAVYDSATAYQYNKPLTGHAGGYGCAPAFMVMNNGTSNISQMIKKIERGIIINRFHYTSCPEPYRVVATGTSRDGTMWIEDGKIKQRINNVRFTQSVIDTLNNIVAIGNDARPVRDWWSSFISLLPSLLVKDFNISGTTTF; this is encoded by the coding sequence TTGAATATCAACGATTTACAGCAGATAGCTAAAAAGATAATTAAAACTTCACAGGCAGAGCAAACTCAAGTTAATATTCAACTAAATAATGAGGCATTTAGTAGATTTAATGAAAACTATATACATCAAAATTTAGTTCGTCATACTGTGTCTGCCCAAATTAAAGTAGCAATTGGTAAACAAATAGGTAGTATTACAGTTAGCGATATTTCTAAGTGGCATAAAGTTGAAAATGCCCTTAATCAGGCGATAACTATTGCTAAAATGCAACCCCCCAACAAGGCTTTTGTGTCTTTTCCCAAACAAGAAGAACAGAGTGTACAAAAAAATTTAGACAATGAGTTAGTGAATTTTACAGCTCAAAAAAGAGCAGAGGTAATTGGACAAGTTATAGATTATGCTTTAAGTCAAAACCTGGAGGCTTCTGGTACGTTTTCTATTAATACAGGGCAAATGCTAGTTATGAACTCTTTAGGACTTAACGAGTATACTCCATATGCCCATGGTTTTTTTAGAAACATAATGAATAACGGAAACTGTACTGGTTATGCTGACCAAGTAATTACCAGTATAAGTAATTTTACGCCACTTCAGTTGGCGGAATTGGCTGCAGCGAAGTCTTTAGTATGTAATAATCCACTACAAATAGAGGCTGGTAAATATACAGTTTTATTAGAGCCTATTGCTGTTGGAGATTTATTAAGATTTATGGCCATGCATGCTTTTAACGGACAAGCTGTAGAGCAAAAGCGGAGCTATTTAAGCAAAAACATGAATAAACAAATTGTAGATTCAAGAATCACTATTACAGATAACGCACACCATGAGTTCTCTCCTCATTTACCTTTTGATAACGAAGGTGTTATTCGAAAAGTAGTTCCTCTTATTGAGCAGGGGGTAGCTAAAGGAGCTGTTTATGATTCAGCTACTGCCTACCAATACAATAAACCTTTAACTGGTCATGCAGGTGGATATGGCTGTGCTCCTGCCTTTATGGTAATGAACAATGGTACTTCTAACATATCTCAAATGATTAAAAAAATTGAGAGAGGTATAATCATAAATAGATTCCATTACACCTCTTGCCCAGAGCCATATCGTGTAGTAGCTACTGGAACCTCACGTGACGGTACAATGTGGATAGAAGATGGAAAAATAAAGCAACGTATTAATAACGTAAGATTTACTCAAAGTGTTATAGATACCTTAAATAATATAGTAGCTATTGGTAACGATGCTCGACCTGTACGAGACTGGTGGAGTAGTTTTATTTCGCTATTGCCATCATTATTGGTTAAGGACTTTAATATATCAGGAACAACTACATTTTAG
- a CDS encoding transposase, with amino-acid sequence MYEALKEYPSAESLKKAHLTKLTNILTKNSNGKYTKDTAIKIKKLAQNSIGVVCKSHELDLVYSIEEVQACQKRIKNIEQEIKVMMTELDSPILSIPGISIVYGSIILSEIGSIHNFSSPSKLLAYAGLDPSTKQSGKFKGNGKMVKRGSTYLRAALISAARSVAMYDSVFKDYLNKKLNEGKHYFVALSHVARKLIRVIYHLLRNNVIFKAS; translated from the coding sequence ATGTATGAAGCACTAAAGGAATACCCATCTGCTGAGTCTCTAAAAAAAGCACACCTCACTAAGTTAACTAATATATTAACAAAAAATTCTAATGGGAAATATACCAAAGATACAGCTATAAAAATAAAAAAACTAGCTCAAAACTCTATTGGTGTAGTTTGTAAGTCGCATGAGCTGGACTTAGTATATAGCATAGAAGAAGTACAAGCATGTCAGAAAAGAATAAAGAATATCGAGCAGGAAATTAAAGTCATGATGACAGAGCTTGATTCACCAATACTCTCAATACCAGGGATCTCAATTGTGTATGGCTCTATCATATTATCTGAGATAGGCTCAATTCATAACTTTAGTTCACCTTCTAAACTTTTGGCCTATGCTGGTTTAGATCCTTCAACTAAGCAATCTGGAAAATTCAAAGGTAATGGCAAGATGGTTAAGCGAGGTTCAACTTATCTTAGAGCAGCTTTAATTAGTGCTGCTAGATCAGTAGCTATGTATGATTCAGTGTTTAAAGATTATCTCAATAAAAAACTAAATGAGGGTAAGCATTATTTCGTTGCTCTATCTCATGTTGCAAGAAAATTAATTAGAGTAATATATCACTTGCTTAGAAATAATGTAATATTTAAAGCTAGTTAG
- a CDS encoding IS110 family transposase, with protein sequence MKGEGQLMIYVGIDVASTKHDCFIVNSEGEVIEEVFTIANNKAGFEKLLSKIPKVNKSKIKIGLESTGHYSNNIRNYLYEKGFNLVVLNPLSTNLYRKAQTLRKTKTDKIDAKMIAKILHTEDHKPYTNIIPYKRD encoded by the coding sequence ATGAAAGGAGAAGGTCAATTAATGATCTATGTAGGAATTGATGTAGCGAGTACAAAACATGACTGTTTTATTGTTAACTCTGAGGGTGAAGTAATAGAAGAAGTATTTACAATAGCCAATAATAAAGCTGGGTTTGAAAAACTATTATCCAAGATACCAAAGGTAAATAAGAGCAAGATAAAAATTGGACTTGAGTCTACAGGGCATTATAGCAATAATATACGTAACTACCTGTATGAAAAGGGCTTTAACTTAGTAGTACTAAACCCACTCAGCACTAACCTATATCGAAAAGCTCAGACCCTTCGCAAAACAAAAACAGATAAGATAGACGCAAAAATGATTGCCAAAATATTGCACACTGAAGACCACAAGCCCTACACCAATATCATACCATATAAACGAGATTAA
- a CDS encoding transposase, with translation MDLVYSIEEVQACQKRIKNIEQEIKGMMTGLDSPILSIPGISIVYGSIILSEIGSIHNFSSPSKLLAYAGLDPSTKQSGKFKGNGKMVKRGSTYLRAALISAARSVAMYDSVFKDYLNKKLNEGKHYFVALSHVARKLIRVIYHLLRNNVMFKAS, from the coding sequence ATGGACTTAGTATATAGCATAGAAGAAGTACAAGCATGTCAGAAAAGAATCAAGAATATCGAGCAAGAAATTAAAGGCATGATGACAGGGCTTGATTCACCAATACTCTCAATACCAGGGATCTCAATTGTGTATGGCTCTATCATATTATCTGAGATAGGCTCAATTCATAACTTTAGTTCACCTTCTAAACTTTTGGCCTATGCTGGTTTAGATCCTTCAACTAAGCAATCTGGAAAATTCAAAGGTAATGGCAAGATGGTTAAGCGAGGTTCAACTTATCTTAGAGCAGCTTTAATTAGTGCTGCTAGATCAGTAGCTATGTATGATTCAGTGTTTAAAGATTATCTCAATAAAAAACTAAATGAGGGTAAGCATTATTTCGTTGCTCTATCTCATGTTGCAAGAAAATTAATTAGAGTAATATATCACTTACTTAGAAATAATGTAATGTTTAAAGCTAGTTAG
- a CDS encoding IS110 family transposase, which translates to MKGEGQLMIYVGIDVASTKHDCFIVNSEGEVIEEVFTIANNKAGFEKLLSKIPKVNKSKIKIGLESTGHYSNNIRNYLYEKGFNLVVLNPLSTNLYRKAQTLRKTKTDKIDAKMIAKILHTEDHKPYTPISYHINEIKSLTRIRTRWVKICSSHKISITRILSCTFPELKQNFPSIHQKSMYED; encoded by the coding sequence ATGAAAGGAGAAGGTCAATTAATGATCTATGTAGGAATTGATGTAGCGAGTACAAAACATGACTGTTTTATTGTTAACTCTGAGGGTGAAGTAATAGAAGAAGTATTTACAATAGCCAATAATAAAGCTGGGTTTGAAAAACTATTATCCAAGATACCAAAGGTAAATAAGAGCAAGATAAAAATTGGACTTGAGTCTACAGGGCATTATAGCAATAATATACGTAACTACCTGTATGAAAAGGGCTTTAACTTAGTAGTACTAAACCCACTCAGCACTAACCTATATCGAAAAGCTCAGACCCTTCGCAAAACAAAAACAGATAAGATAGACGCAAAAATGATTGCCAAAATATTGCACACTGAAGACCACAAGCCCTACACCCCAATATCATACCATATAAACGAGATTAAATCTCTAACAAGAATAAGAACTCGCTGGGTAAAAATATGCAGTTCTCATAAAATATCTATTACAAGAATCCTAAGCTGTACCTTTCCAGAACTAAAGCAAAATTTCCCTTCAATACATCAAAAATCAATGTATGAAGACTAA